ATAAACGAAAAGATGGTCGCTGGGAAGGAAGATACATAAAAGGAAGAAAGAGTGATGGAAGTGCTCTATATGGCTATGTATATAATAAAACATATATGGATTTAAAAGAAAGATTATTAACGATGAAAGCTCTTTATTCACATAACTATACCTTTAAAACCATTGAGTATCAAGGGACTCTTAATGACTGGACAACTTGTTGGCTAACTGAAATACAGGGGCAATTGAAGCCTAGCACACATGCTAGCTATACTAATAAAATGACGAAACACATCCTGCCTTTTTTAGGAGACAGTCCCCTGCAAAACATTACAACGAGCAATTTGAATGATTGGATCAAAAAAATAGAAGGTGATTTGTCTCCTAACTCTGTTCGAATCGTGTATCAAGTGTTGATGTCTTGCTGTACGGCCGCGGTAAAAAGAGGGTTGATCTCAGATAATCCTTGTAAATATGTCACTTTGCCAAAAAAAACTCCGAATAATATAGAGGCAATCACCTCTCAAGACCAAAAAAAATTAAAAGAAAAAGCAGCAACGCATCCCAAAGGACTTGCGATTATTTTAGCTCTAGAAACTGGTATGAGAATCGGTGAGATTGCTGGATTAAAGTGGAAAGACATCGATTTTTCATCCGATATTCTAACAGTCCAACGCACGATTCAAAGAATCCAAATGGTTAATGGGGTGAACAAAAAAACACAAGTTATTGAAGGAACGCCGAAAAGTCTTGCGTCTAAACGCACTATTCCAATTTCTAAAAATATCAAGAATCTTTTGATCCAACAAAAAGAACAAACGAGTGGTGACTTTGTGTTGGGAGGAGATAAACCAGCAGAACCACGTCTTATTTCAACGTGGTTAAAGAAAATCTGTCAAAGTTTTCATTTTGCTAATATTCGTTTTCATCAGCTGAGACATAGTTTTGCAACTCGTTGTTTAGAAAAAGGAGTGAGCATAGCAACGATCAGTGCTTTATTGGGTCATCATTCTACTAAAATGACGCTAGACGTTTACGTAAATTCTTTTATGTCAGAGAAAAGAAAAGCCATTAATTTAATCAGCTAGTCTTACTACTTTTCAAAAATTATCACATTTGAAAAGTAGTAAGACTTTTCTTTATTTTCATTTAACGTACTATTTTTGTTTGATGGATTCAAGAGTAGCAGGATTGTTCGCTAGCTATTTGATATTTAAGAAACCTACGCCGTCAATTTTGCCGTCATAAAGTGTTTTGAGTGTTGGTATAAGTGGTTTTGTAAGGATGTTTCTCGTTTGTTAATAAAACAAGAAAATAAATGGTAGAAAGATTTGAAGAGGAGGGAGCCATATGGAAAATACAATTGGCCTATTACATATCAGAGATGATTCTGAACAGAACGATCACATAGAGTTATTGATAAAACGGGCTCTCATTGAGCAACAGTATTCACTAATTGAAATTACAGAAAAAGAACAAATCGGAGCATTGGATGGTTTAGTGCTTCAGCTGGAGAAATCATCTGATTATGTTAAAGCATTTCAGTGGTTGATCGATCTAAAAGAAGAACATTCCTTATTTATTTGGATTCTAAGTGAAGGAAAGGACTCTGAGCTGACAAAATTATATCCTCATCTAAGTAAAAATTCAGTAATTGAAATTATTGAGTCGGATCAAGGGGTTGAGGAACTAGGAATCAAAATAAAAAATGCACTCAATTACAAAAATCACTTATTAAACAGGATAGAACCGAAAAAAATATCTGATCATCATTACTTAGATCCAGCCAAGCTAAGTCTAGTGGTACATGACAAAATAATAGCACTAACCAGAAAAGAATTCAAAATTATTGAGCTGCTATATGAGAACTTGGAGAACGTCGTAACCTATGAGCAAATCAATGAAGCAATTTACGGTAACTCCACGGGAGAATCTCTAGAAAAGTATCGTGTGGCAAACTTCATTTTCCATATCAGAAATAAATTAAAAGAACAAAGCTATTTTGAAATTGAAATTATTCGAACAAAAGGATATCTACTTACCTATTCAAAAAACGAACGATTTCTTTTCGAGAATCGAGGCGAAAAAGTCTTGCAATGATCCCTCATATCAGAATGACTAGATGGATTTAAAAGACTACGTAATTATTTAAAGAAATGGATGGCTAAATGTGTGAAAGACAAACGGAACTATTATCAAAAATATCGAGGGTATTATCTCGGTCAATTGATCCTTTTGGTAGGATGGATCACTAATTTTATTCTTTTTTCAAGGTTTTATGAAGGGGCTATATTTTATGTAGACAAAAATGCCAAATTTATTATTCAGTTATTGTTCATAGTGAATTATTACTTGAGTGATGTACTAACGTATTTATTTGTTGCTTTTTTACTGATGACGTTAAATCTTTTTCTACTCTTGATGTTTTATACCAAAAATAAGCGCGAAGGAATCAAGCAAAAAGAGAGAACTTATTCAACGATCGTGTTTCTAGCGATTATCGGAATCAGTGCTATAACGCTATTGATAACGATTATTTGGCCGCTGTTTTTATTACTATTCATCGTTTCTCTGACGATTGTCTATATCATATATGTCATTACAAAATCTTTATATGAAGAAAAAGATGAATCGTACGAAGAAAATGAAATGGTCAAAGTCGAAGGACCGTTTCAAACGAGGGAAGCAGCTGAAGAATATACCAAAGAATTTTTGGCACATTGGACGGATTATTTTGCTAATAAAGGTCATAAGTTAGCAGGATCTATCAAGTGTGACGAAAAAAACGAATGGTATGTTGAAATCATTGTTCAATCAATTCAATAAGAATAAATACTAGTAGTTAGGAGAACCCTTTTTCATGAGAAAGATTAATGCGATATATCTAAGCCTTATCTGTGTTTTTTCATTATTTTTTTTTACTGATCAAGTAATGGCGGCAGATGATGACAATAATCTAGGCTATACAGTGACTTTGGTACAGTCAAATACACAAATCGATCCCAATAAAAGCTATTTTTATATAAAAACAACACCAGGCGAAGCCCAAACATTAGAAGTAAGAGTCAAAAGTACCAAAAAAGAAAATGTACGAATAAAGATCTATGGTACCAATGCGATCACAGGTGATGGTGGTACGATCGAATATAGCGACGATAAAACGTATTTCGATTCAACACTAAAAGAACCAGTGACTTCGATGATCAAAATAGCCACACCAGATATTACAGTCGGTAATTATGAGGAAAAGACAGTGAAAATTCAATTGACACCCCCGAAAGAAAAATATGACGGTGTCAAAATGGGCGCAATCGTTTTTGCCTTGGATCAAGGAGAGAAAGCGAAAAGTGGTGTCTCAACTGAGTTTTCTTACCGTGTCGGATTGATCACGTCAGGTTCTGGTGATGAATTCAATAACGCCCAAACATTGAATCTAAACTCAGCAAAAGCTTCAATCAAACGCGGGAAAAAAATGGTTTTAGCGAACTTACAAAATCCAGAACCCAAAGTATTAGAAAATTTAAGCATTGTCGGCACGATGACGAAAAAAGGGACCGCGGAAGTCGTCAAAAGAAAATCTGTCGAAAATTACAGCATGGCGCCAAACAGTTCGTTTGATTTTGAAATGGATTGGGGAATCGCTAATCTGCCATCTGGCGCCTATACCTTAAAACTAGACGCCTCCAACGACTATCAAGAATGGCAGCTGAGCAAAGACTTCACGATCACAAACCAACAAGCAAAAAAAATGAATGAAGAAAGTGCGTTTAAAATTATTACGCCAACTTGGATCAAAAGTACTGCGATATTCCTTTTAGTGATTAGTGTCTTGATCATGTCGTTGACCTTTCTTAGAAGAAAAAAATGGGAAAAACAATGGAAAAAAGTCAGAATTGCAAAACGAAAAAAACAGGGGAAT
This sequence is a window from Enterococcus sp. 7F3_DIV0205. Protein-coding genes within it:
- a CDS encoding tyrosine-type recombinase/integrase gives rise to the protein MVRKGENIYKRKDGRWEGRYIKGRKSDGSALYGYVYNKTYMDLKERLLTMKALYSHNYTFKTIEYQGTLNDWTTCWLTEIQGQLKPSTHASYTNKMTKHILPFLGDSPLQNITTSNLNDWIKKIEGDLSPNSVRIVYQVLMSCCTAAVKRGLISDNPCKYVTLPKKTPNNIEAITSQDQKKLKEKAATHPKGLAIILALETGMRIGEIAGLKWKDIDFSSDILTVQRTIQRIQMVNGVNKKTQVIEGTPKSLASKRTIPISKNIKNLLIQQKEQTSGDFVLGGDKPAEPRLISTWLKKICQSFHFANIRFHQLRHSFATRCLEKGVSIATISALLGHHSTKMTLDVYVNSFMSEKRKAINLIS
- a CDS encoding winged helix-turn-helix domain-containing protein, translating into MENTIGLLHIRDDSEQNDHIELLIKRALIEQQYSLIEITEKEQIGALDGLVLQLEKSSDYVKAFQWLIDLKEEHSLFIWILSEGKDSELTKLYPHLSKNSVIEIIESDQGVEELGIKIKNALNYKNHLLNRIEPKKISDHHYLDPAKLSLVVHDKIIALTRKEFKIIELLYENLENVVTYEQINEAIYGNSTGESLEKYRVANFIFHIRNKLKEQSYFEIEIIRTKGYLLTYSKNERFLFENRGEKVLQ
- a CDS encoding DUF916 and DUF3324 domain-containing protein, with product MRKINAIYLSLICVFSLFFFTDQVMAADDDNNLGYTVTLVQSNTQIDPNKSYFYIKTTPGEAQTLEVRVKSTKKENVRIKIYGTNAITGDGGTIEYSDDKTYFDSTLKEPVTSMIKIATPDITVGNYEEKTVKIQLTPPKEKYDGVKMGAIVFALDQGEKAKSGVSTEFSYRVGLITSGSGDEFNNAQTLNLNSAKASIKRGKKMVLANLQNPEPKVLENLSIVGTMTKKGTAEVVKRKSVENYSMAPNSSFDFEMDWGIANLPSGAYTLKLDASNDYQEWQLSKDFTITNQQAKKMNEESAFKIITPTWIKSTAIFLLVISVLIMSLTFLRRKKWEKQWKKVRIAKRKKQGNQKKKRKKINRKDGE